From Nymphaea colorata isolate Beijing-Zhang1983 chromosome 6, ASM883128v2, whole genome shotgun sequence, a single genomic window includes:
- the LOC116255515 gene encoding GDSL esterase/lipase At1g71691-like isoform X1 codes for MLTLFSILFIFSIFSTATTESNVQAMFVFGDSIVEAGNNVFLDTAAKCNYFPYGVDFPSGVTGRCTNGKTPADLLGLLLGLPHLLPVFYDPQTRGSSILAGVNYASDGAGILDSTRQSQHVISLSHQIANFGETTLPDLKSQLNGSFALSSYLSQSIFFFFIGGGDYMANCTTSSGVAAECDLQSLTELLIRNYTNLLTRAYDFGARKFVVFNLPQAGCAPFFKRQNNGSCVDLLNEGSTLFNNALRPALENLSEDLPGFSFVYINTSGIINEIINDPTTYRLKVTNGSCCFADPDGIRPLCVEGTEPCPDRSIYAYYDGSHPTEELYMHLSTKAYSSDLQTEAYPFNVEVLANLNISLMLIGAPSFHTRDH; via the exons ATGTTGACTCTCTTCTCGATCTTGTTCATTTTCTCCATATTCTCCACAGCGACTACTGAAAGCAATGTCCAAGCAATGTTCGTATTCGGGGATTCAATCGTTGAAGCTGGGAACAACGTTTTTTTGGATACAGCCGCGAAATGCAACTACTTTCCGTATGGGGTAGATTTCCCATCGGGTGTTACAGGTAGGTGCACCAATGGAAAAACCCCGGCTGACTTACTGGGACTGTTGCTGGGGTTGCCTCATTTACTGCCGGTTTTCTACGACCCTCAAACCAGAGGAAGCTCCATTCTCGCCGGAGTAAACTATGCCTCTGATGGTGCGGGGATCCTTGATTCTACTCGCCAAAGT CAACATGTCATATCTTTGAGCCACCAAATTGCGAACTTTGGGGAAACAACACTACCGGATCTGAAATCTCAATTGAATGGGAGCTTTGCACTCTCTTCCTATCTCTCTCAGagtatattctttttcttcattggtGGAGGCGATTACATGGCAAACTGCACCACATCATCAGGCGTGGCTGCAGAGTGTGACTTGCAGAGCCTAACAGAATTGCTCATTCGAAATTACACCAACCTCCTCACG AGAGCATATGACTTTGGGGCACGAAAATTCGTGGTCTTTAATCTCCCGCAGGCTGGTTGTGCTCCTTTTTTTAAGCGTCAGAACAATGGATCATGTGTGGATTTACTAAATGAGGGATCCACTTTGTTCAACAACGCACTCAGGCCCGCTCTAGAAAATCTAAGTGAGGACTTGCCGGGATTTTCTTTTGTCTACATCAACACGTCGGGAATCATCAATGAGATAATCAATGATCCAACTACTTACA GATTAAAGGTGACCAATGGAAGTTGCTGCTTCGCCGATCCCGATGGAATAAGGCCATTATGTGTTGAAGGAACAGAACCATGCCCAGATAGGAGCATCTATGCCTATTACGATGGGTCTCACCCCACAGAAGAGCTTTACATGCACCTGTCGACAAAAGCGTATTCGTCAGATCTCCAAACTGAAGCCTATCCCTTCAATGTTGAAGTGCTTGCCAACCTTAATATCTCACTGATGCTTATAGGGGCACCATCATTTCATACCCGTGACCATTAA